From one Lineus longissimus chromosome 3, tnLinLong1.2, whole genome shotgun sequence genomic stretch:
- the LOC135484555 gene encoding protein-glucosylgalactosylhydroxylysine glucosidase-like isoform X3 has protein sequence MFLERVRTVTEKTLNGVQSFLKLHHKRLIKVLFSVLLLVAALSLIIFLCWTGGSQFLAVESRNLNNVHGEGETHTVVYERFQGYLKWASRLWMRTGTTASHSVSNTMDEAKMNVTWSRGIFGDGTYPDEGIEKLSENLTLSSYSHVHDQKEHSVPASTLPDIRDKLPQDAFIIMSNELPRPRFMTSVGNGHVGTVIDSDTVLMNGLYNGRHGDSHRARIPSMVSCNITGFHPHQPYKPRRAYTLNMMNGMYLETIHGDDFVLEKKIYAHRQLKRLLVTEIDVVRVYKAGQMAMKVNMENNRGKPSDDVNFDTITDAVECNGTVTGCRYMHGKTNISETPSSDLQDIHIFYDPIPTHLDVPVVPSSEKSQRTKWTFYASFAQDKDDAKNYYELAAGYTATDYLLQRHVAAWHKLWTRGVITLEGNLTLARAVSGAMYYILSSIQLEYDPSDPFIGLSPSDLAHGVTEDDYLGHVFWDQDTWMYPGVLMMFPDLGKLLLRTRLRTLAAAKENAKLNGNIGAQFPWETAHTGSEVCPGEVYAKNELHISGDISFAFRQYMYMTKDMDFYILEGGRNLVNDISEFWASRVSMNETTKTYDILNVMPPDEYKRSINNSVYTNYVAALALKADHDISSTLKLVATGDPDWIKIAENLVIPFDDELQYHPEYEGYQNGTSVKQADVILIGFPFMMNMSQQVRRNDLTLYDEVTDPKGPAMTWTMFAIGWLELGEHEKANKLMERNMDHIQEPFQVWSEVTGGEGGVNFITGMGGLLQSMIFGYGGFRIRQDHLEFNPSLPDQVTRLTLTGISYQGGVFCFCIETSGLAITLTSKQYPFLQFKVKIPSAGREMILQLGKTVKIGLEKSNLIRV, from the exons ATGTTTCTGGAAAGGGTGAGGACAGTCACAGAAAAAACACTCAATG GTGTGCAGTCATTCCTAAAGTTACATCATAAGCGGCTCATCAAGGTTCTATTCTCTGTGTTGCTATTGGTTGCTGCATTGAGTTTgattattttcttgtgttggACCGGTGGAAGCCAATTCCTTGCTGTGGAATCAAGAAATTTGAATAACGTTCACG GTGAAGGTGAAACTCACACAGTAGTGTATGAAAGGTTCCAGGGGTATCTGAAGTGGGCATCAAGACTTTGGATGAGGACTGGGACAACAGCTTCTCATTCAGTCTCGAATACGATGGATGAAGCAAAAATGAATGTTACGTGGAGTCGGGGGATATTTGGTGATGGAACTTACCCAGATGAAGGCATTGAAAAGTTATCCGAGAATTTGACGCTATCTTCCTATTCTCATGTCCATGATCAAAAAGAACATTCAGTGCCTGCATCAACGCTGCCGGATATTCGAGACAAACTTCCACAAGATGCTTTCATCATTATGAGTAACGA GTTACCAAGACCACGCTTTATGACGAGTGTTGGTAATGGTCATGTCGGTACAGTAATAGACAGTGACACAGTCCTAATGAATGGTCTCTACAACGGCCGACATGGTGACAGTCATCGGGCAAGGATACCCTCCATGGTGTCATGTAACATTACAGGATTCCACCCACACCAGCCTTATAAGCCGAGAAGAGCCTACACCTTGAATATGATGAATG GAATGTATCTTGAGACAATCCATGGTGATGATTTCGTCTTGGAGAAGAAGATCTACGCACATCGTCAGCTAAAGCGTCTCCTGGTGACTGAAATAGATGTCGTCCGGGTTTACAAGGCAGGTCAAATGGCCATGAAGGTGAACATGGAAAACAACCGGGGAAAGCCAAGTGATGATGTCAACTTTGATACGATAACAGATGCAGTTGAATGTAATGGGACTGTGACGGGATGCAG ATACATGCATGGGAAGACCAATATCTCTGAGACTCCATCATCAGATCTTCAAGACATCCATATCTTCTACGACCCGATTCCTACCCACCTTGATGTTCCTGTTGTCCCTTCTTCTGAAAAAAGCCAGCGGACCAAGTGGACATTCTATGCATCGTTTGCTCAGGACAAGGATGATGCAAAGAATTACTATGAATTAG CTGCTGGTTATACAGCCACAGATTACCTACTACAGCGACACGTAGCTGCATGGCATAAACTGTGGACACGTGGTGTGATCACTTTGGAGGGTAACCTCACCCTGGCCCGGGCCGTGTCTGGAGCCATGTACTACATCCTCAGCAGCATCCAGCTGGAGTATGATCCATCTGATCCTTTCATTGGGTTGAGCCCCTCAGACCTGGCGCATGGTGTGACTGAAGAT GATTATCTTGGCCATGTGTTCTGGGACCAAGACACGTGGATGTACCCTGGTGTTCTAATGATGTTCCCAGACTTGGGCAAGCTCCTCCTTCGCACAAGGTTACGCACCCTGGCAGCAGCTAAGGAGAACGCCAAGCTGAATGGAAATATTGGAGCTCAATTTCCTTGGGAGACCGCTCACACAG GAAGTGAGGTGTGCCCGGGTGAAGTATATGCCAAGAATGAGCTGCACATATCTGGGGATATATCCTTCGCCTTCAGACAGTATATGTACATGACCAAAGACATGGACTTCTACATTCTGGAAGGAGGTCGTAACCTTGTCAATGACATCAGTGAATTCTGGGCGAGTCGCGTCAGCATGAATGAAACAACTAAGACATATGACATTCTGA atGTGATGCCACCAGACGAATACAAACGTTCAATCAATAACTCTGTGTATACAAACTACGTGGCCGCCCTTGCCTTAAAGGCGGATCACGATATCAGTTCAACCCTGAAGCTGGTTGCGACCGGAGATCCCGACTGGATTAAGATTGCGGAGAATCTTGTGATCCCGTTTGATGACGAGTTGCAGTATCATCCGGAATATGAAGGATACCAGAATG GAACTTCTGTCAAACAGGCTGATGTGATACTCATTGGTTTCCCTTTCATGATGAACATGTCGCAACAGGTCAGAAGGAATGACTTGACTCTTTATGATGAG GTGACTGACCCAAAAGGCCCAGCTATGACCTGGACCATGTTTGCCATTGGCTGGCTTGAGCTAGGAGAACATGAAAAGGCTAACAAGTTGATGGAGAGGAACATGGATCATATTCAAGAACCATTCCAG GTTTGGAGTGAAGTCACAGGAGGTGAGGGAGGAGTCAACTTCATCACAGGCATGGGAGGACTTCTACAATCAATGATATTTGGATACGGTGGTTTCAGGATCAGACAGGACCACCTCGAGTTCAATCCAAGTCTTCCTGACCAAGTCACCAGGTTGACTCTGACTGGGATCAGCTACCAGGGAGGCGTGTTCTGTTTCTGTATTGAAACCAGTGGCCTTGCGATCACATTGACAAGTAAACAATACCCATTCTTGCAATTCAAAGTGAAAATTCCTTCAGCAGGACGGGAAATGATTCTGCAACTTGGTAAAACTGTGAAGATAGGACTTGAGAAATCAAACCTTATTCGCGTTTAA
- the LOC135484555 gene encoding protein-glucosylgalactosylhydroxylysine glucosidase-like isoform X4: protein MRTGTTASHSVSNTMDEAKMNVTWSRGIFGDGTYPDEGIEKLSENLTLSSYSHVHDQKEHSVPASTLPDIRDKLPQDAFIIMSNELPRPRFMTSVGNGHVGTVIDSDTVLMNGLYNGRHGDSHRARIPSMVSCNITGFHPHQPYKPRRAYTLNMMNGMYLETIHGDDFVLEKKIYAHRQLKRLLVTEIDVVRVYKAGQMAMKVNMENNRGKPSDDVNFDTITDAVECNGTVTGCRYMHGKTNISETPSSDLQDIHIFYDPIPTHLDVPVVPSSEKSQRTKWTFYASFAQDKDDAKNYYELAAGYTATDYLLQRHVAAWHKLWTRGVITLEGNLTLARAVSGAMYYILSSIQLEYDPSDPFIGLSPSDLAHGVTEDDYLGHVFWDQDTWMYPGVLMMFPDLGKLLLRTRLRTLAAAKENAKLNGNIGAQFPWETAHTGSEVCPGEVYAKNELHISGDISFAFRQYMYMTKDMDFYILEGGRNLVNDISEFWASRVSMNETTKTYDILNVMPPDEYKRSINNSVYTNYVAALALKADHDISSTLKLVATGDPDWIKIAENLVIPFDDELQYHPEYEGYQNGTSVKQADVILIGFPFMMNMSQQVRRNDLTLYDEVTDPKGPAMTWTMFAIGWLELGEHEKANKLMERNMDHIQEPFQVWSEVTGGEGGVNFITGMGGLLQSMIFGYGGFRIRQDHLEFNPSLPDQVTRLTLTGISYQGGVFCFCIETSGLAITLTSKQYPFLQFKVKIPSAGREMILQLGKTVKIGLEKSNLIRV, encoded by the exons ATGAGGACTGGGACAACAGCTTCTCATTCAGTCTCGAATACGATGGATGAAGCAAAAATGAATGTTACGTGGAGTCGGGGGATATTTGGTGATGGAACTTACCCAGATGAAGGCATTGAAAAGTTATCCGAGAATTTGACGCTATCTTCCTATTCTCATGTCCATGATCAAAAAGAACATTCAGTGCCTGCATCAACGCTGCCGGATATTCGAGACAAACTTCCACAAGATGCTTTCATCATTATGAGTAACGA GTTACCAAGACCACGCTTTATGACGAGTGTTGGTAATGGTCATGTCGGTACAGTAATAGACAGTGACACAGTCCTAATGAATGGTCTCTACAACGGCCGACATGGTGACAGTCATCGGGCAAGGATACCCTCCATGGTGTCATGTAACATTACAGGATTCCACCCACACCAGCCTTATAAGCCGAGAAGAGCCTACACCTTGAATATGATGAATG GAATGTATCTTGAGACAATCCATGGTGATGATTTCGTCTTGGAGAAGAAGATCTACGCACATCGTCAGCTAAAGCGTCTCCTGGTGACTGAAATAGATGTCGTCCGGGTTTACAAGGCAGGTCAAATGGCCATGAAGGTGAACATGGAAAACAACCGGGGAAAGCCAAGTGATGATGTCAACTTTGATACGATAACAGATGCAGTTGAATGTAATGGGACTGTGACGGGATGCAG ATACATGCATGGGAAGACCAATATCTCTGAGACTCCATCATCAGATCTTCAAGACATCCATATCTTCTACGACCCGATTCCTACCCACCTTGATGTTCCTGTTGTCCCTTCTTCTGAAAAAAGCCAGCGGACCAAGTGGACATTCTATGCATCGTTTGCTCAGGACAAGGATGATGCAAAGAATTACTATGAATTAG CTGCTGGTTATACAGCCACAGATTACCTACTACAGCGACACGTAGCTGCATGGCATAAACTGTGGACACGTGGTGTGATCACTTTGGAGGGTAACCTCACCCTGGCCCGGGCCGTGTCTGGAGCCATGTACTACATCCTCAGCAGCATCCAGCTGGAGTATGATCCATCTGATCCTTTCATTGGGTTGAGCCCCTCAGACCTGGCGCATGGTGTGACTGAAGAT GATTATCTTGGCCATGTGTTCTGGGACCAAGACACGTGGATGTACCCTGGTGTTCTAATGATGTTCCCAGACTTGGGCAAGCTCCTCCTTCGCACAAGGTTACGCACCCTGGCAGCAGCTAAGGAGAACGCCAAGCTGAATGGAAATATTGGAGCTCAATTTCCTTGGGAGACCGCTCACACAG GAAGTGAGGTGTGCCCGGGTGAAGTATATGCCAAGAATGAGCTGCACATATCTGGGGATATATCCTTCGCCTTCAGACAGTATATGTACATGACCAAAGACATGGACTTCTACATTCTGGAAGGAGGTCGTAACCTTGTCAATGACATCAGTGAATTCTGGGCGAGTCGCGTCAGCATGAATGAAACAACTAAGACATATGACATTCTGA atGTGATGCCACCAGACGAATACAAACGTTCAATCAATAACTCTGTGTATACAAACTACGTGGCCGCCCTTGCCTTAAAGGCGGATCACGATATCAGTTCAACCCTGAAGCTGGTTGCGACCGGAGATCCCGACTGGATTAAGATTGCGGAGAATCTTGTGATCCCGTTTGATGACGAGTTGCAGTATCATCCGGAATATGAAGGATACCAGAATG GAACTTCTGTCAAACAGGCTGATGTGATACTCATTGGTTTCCCTTTCATGATGAACATGTCGCAACAGGTCAGAAGGAATGACTTGACTCTTTATGATGAG GTGACTGACCCAAAAGGCCCAGCTATGACCTGGACCATGTTTGCCATTGGCTGGCTTGAGCTAGGAGAACATGAAAAGGCTAACAAGTTGATGGAGAGGAACATGGATCATATTCAAGAACCATTCCAG GTTTGGAGTGAAGTCACAGGAGGTGAGGGAGGAGTCAACTTCATCACAGGCATGGGAGGACTTCTACAATCAATGATATTTGGATACGGTGGTTTCAGGATCAGACAGGACCACCTCGAGTTCAATCCAAGTCTTCCTGACCAAGTCACCAGGTTGACTCTGACTGGGATCAGCTACCAGGGAGGCGTGTTCTGTTTCTGTATTGAAACCAGTGGCCTTGCGATCACATTGACAAGTAAACAATACCCATTCTTGCAATTCAAAGTGAAAATTCCTTCAGCAGGACGGGAAATGATTCTGCAACTTGGTAAAACTGTGAAGATAGGACTTGAGAAATCAAACCTTATTCGCGTTTAA
- the LOC135484555 gene encoding protein-glucosylgalactosylhydroxylysine glucosidase-like isoform X2 has product MAVKTGLPTSMSVEQLHTPGEDNVSGKGVQSFLKLHHKRLIKVLFSVLLLVAALSLIIFLCWTGGSQFLAVESRNLNNVHGEGETHTVVYERFQGYLKWASRLWMRTGTTASHSVSNTMDEAKMNVTWSRGIFGDGTYPDEGIEKLSENLTLSSYSHVHDQKEHSVPASTLPDIRDKLPQDAFIIMSNELPRPRFMTSVGNGHVGTVIDSDTVLMNGLYNGRHGDSHRARIPSMVSCNITGFHPHQPYKPRRAYTLNMMNGMYLETIHGDDFVLEKKIYAHRQLKRLLVTEIDVVRVYKAGQMAMKVNMENNRGKPSDDVNFDTITDAVECNGTVTGCRYMHGKTNISETPSSDLQDIHIFYDPIPTHLDVPVVPSSEKSQRTKWTFYASFAQDKDDAKNYYELAAGYTATDYLLQRHVAAWHKLWTRGVITLEGNLTLARAVSGAMYYILSSIQLEYDPSDPFIGLSPSDLAHGVTEDDYLGHVFWDQDTWMYPGVLMMFPDLGKLLLRTRLRTLAAAKENAKLNGNIGAQFPWETAHTGSEVCPGEVYAKNELHISGDISFAFRQYMYMTKDMDFYILEGGRNLVNDISEFWASRVSMNETTKTYDILNVMPPDEYKRSINNSVYTNYVAALALKADHDISSTLKLVATGDPDWIKIAENLVIPFDDELQYHPEYEGYQNGTSVKQADVILIGFPFMMNMSQQVRRNDLTLYDEVTDPKGPAMTWTMFAIGWLELGEHEKANKLMERNMDHIQEPFQVWSEVTGGEGGVNFITGMGGLLQSMIFGYGGFRIRQDHLEFNPSLPDQVTRLTLTGISYQGGVFCFCIETSGLAITLTSKQYPFLQFKVKIPSAGREMILQLGKTVKIGLEKSNLIRV; this is encoded by the exons ATGGCAGTGAAAACAGGATTACCCACATCTATGTCTGTTGAGCAGCTACACACACCGGGAGAGGACAATGTTTCTGGAAAGG GTGTGCAGTCATTCCTAAAGTTACATCATAAGCGGCTCATCAAGGTTCTATTCTCTGTGTTGCTATTGGTTGCTGCATTGAGTTTgattattttcttgtgttggACCGGTGGAAGCCAATTCCTTGCTGTGGAATCAAGAAATTTGAATAACGTTCACG GTGAAGGTGAAACTCACACAGTAGTGTATGAAAGGTTCCAGGGGTATCTGAAGTGGGCATCAAGACTTTGGATGAGGACTGGGACAACAGCTTCTCATTCAGTCTCGAATACGATGGATGAAGCAAAAATGAATGTTACGTGGAGTCGGGGGATATTTGGTGATGGAACTTACCCAGATGAAGGCATTGAAAAGTTATCCGAGAATTTGACGCTATCTTCCTATTCTCATGTCCATGATCAAAAAGAACATTCAGTGCCTGCATCAACGCTGCCGGATATTCGAGACAAACTTCCACAAGATGCTTTCATCATTATGAGTAACGA GTTACCAAGACCACGCTTTATGACGAGTGTTGGTAATGGTCATGTCGGTACAGTAATAGACAGTGACACAGTCCTAATGAATGGTCTCTACAACGGCCGACATGGTGACAGTCATCGGGCAAGGATACCCTCCATGGTGTCATGTAACATTACAGGATTCCACCCACACCAGCCTTATAAGCCGAGAAGAGCCTACACCTTGAATATGATGAATG GAATGTATCTTGAGACAATCCATGGTGATGATTTCGTCTTGGAGAAGAAGATCTACGCACATCGTCAGCTAAAGCGTCTCCTGGTGACTGAAATAGATGTCGTCCGGGTTTACAAGGCAGGTCAAATGGCCATGAAGGTGAACATGGAAAACAACCGGGGAAAGCCAAGTGATGATGTCAACTTTGATACGATAACAGATGCAGTTGAATGTAATGGGACTGTGACGGGATGCAG ATACATGCATGGGAAGACCAATATCTCTGAGACTCCATCATCAGATCTTCAAGACATCCATATCTTCTACGACCCGATTCCTACCCACCTTGATGTTCCTGTTGTCCCTTCTTCTGAAAAAAGCCAGCGGACCAAGTGGACATTCTATGCATCGTTTGCTCAGGACAAGGATGATGCAAAGAATTACTATGAATTAG CTGCTGGTTATACAGCCACAGATTACCTACTACAGCGACACGTAGCTGCATGGCATAAACTGTGGACACGTGGTGTGATCACTTTGGAGGGTAACCTCACCCTGGCCCGGGCCGTGTCTGGAGCCATGTACTACATCCTCAGCAGCATCCAGCTGGAGTATGATCCATCTGATCCTTTCATTGGGTTGAGCCCCTCAGACCTGGCGCATGGTGTGACTGAAGAT GATTATCTTGGCCATGTGTTCTGGGACCAAGACACGTGGATGTACCCTGGTGTTCTAATGATGTTCCCAGACTTGGGCAAGCTCCTCCTTCGCACAAGGTTACGCACCCTGGCAGCAGCTAAGGAGAACGCCAAGCTGAATGGAAATATTGGAGCTCAATTTCCTTGGGAGACCGCTCACACAG GAAGTGAGGTGTGCCCGGGTGAAGTATATGCCAAGAATGAGCTGCACATATCTGGGGATATATCCTTCGCCTTCAGACAGTATATGTACATGACCAAAGACATGGACTTCTACATTCTGGAAGGAGGTCGTAACCTTGTCAATGACATCAGTGAATTCTGGGCGAGTCGCGTCAGCATGAATGAAACAACTAAGACATATGACATTCTGA atGTGATGCCACCAGACGAATACAAACGTTCAATCAATAACTCTGTGTATACAAACTACGTGGCCGCCCTTGCCTTAAAGGCGGATCACGATATCAGTTCAACCCTGAAGCTGGTTGCGACCGGAGATCCCGACTGGATTAAGATTGCGGAGAATCTTGTGATCCCGTTTGATGACGAGTTGCAGTATCATCCGGAATATGAAGGATACCAGAATG GAACTTCTGTCAAACAGGCTGATGTGATACTCATTGGTTTCCCTTTCATGATGAACATGTCGCAACAGGTCAGAAGGAATGACTTGACTCTTTATGATGAG GTGACTGACCCAAAAGGCCCAGCTATGACCTGGACCATGTTTGCCATTGGCTGGCTTGAGCTAGGAGAACATGAAAAGGCTAACAAGTTGATGGAGAGGAACATGGATCATATTCAAGAACCATTCCAG GTTTGGAGTGAAGTCACAGGAGGTGAGGGAGGAGTCAACTTCATCACAGGCATGGGAGGACTTCTACAATCAATGATATTTGGATACGGTGGTTTCAGGATCAGACAGGACCACCTCGAGTTCAATCCAAGTCTTCCTGACCAAGTCACCAGGTTGACTCTGACTGGGATCAGCTACCAGGGAGGCGTGTTCTGTTTCTGTATTGAAACCAGTGGCCTTGCGATCACATTGACAAGTAAACAATACCCATTCTTGCAATTCAAAGTGAAAATTCCTTCAGCAGGACGGGAAATGATTCTGCAACTTGGTAAAACTGTGAAGATAGGACTTGAGAAATCAAACCTTATTCGCGTTTAA
- the LOC135484555 gene encoding protein-glucosylgalactosylhydroxylysine glucosidase-like isoform X1, with product MVVASLKVTDSFRKQSQSGARGHSDSYGDTHTDLYMKCVQSFLKLHHKRLIKVLFSVLLLVAALSLIIFLCWTGGSQFLAVESRNLNNVHGEGETHTVVYERFQGYLKWASRLWMRTGTTASHSVSNTMDEAKMNVTWSRGIFGDGTYPDEGIEKLSENLTLSSYSHVHDQKEHSVPASTLPDIRDKLPQDAFIIMSNELPRPRFMTSVGNGHVGTVIDSDTVLMNGLYNGRHGDSHRARIPSMVSCNITGFHPHQPYKPRRAYTLNMMNGMYLETIHGDDFVLEKKIYAHRQLKRLLVTEIDVVRVYKAGQMAMKVNMENNRGKPSDDVNFDTITDAVECNGTVTGCRYMHGKTNISETPSSDLQDIHIFYDPIPTHLDVPVVPSSEKSQRTKWTFYASFAQDKDDAKNYYELAAGYTATDYLLQRHVAAWHKLWTRGVITLEGNLTLARAVSGAMYYILSSIQLEYDPSDPFIGLSPSDLAHGVTEDDYLGHVFWDQDTWMYPGVLMMFPDLGKLLLRTRLRTLAAAKENAKLNGNIGAQFPWETAHTGSEVCPGEVYAKNELHISGDISFAFRQYMYMTKDMDFYILEGGRNLVNDISEFWASRVSMNETTKTYDILNVMPPDEYKRSINNSVYTNYVAALALKADHDISSTLKLVATGDPDWIKIAENLVIPFDDELQYHPEYEGYQNGTSVKQADVILIGFPFMMNMSQQVRRNDLTLYDEVTDPKGPAMTWTMFAIGWLELGEHEKANKLMERNMDHIQEPFQVWSEVTGGEGGVNFITGMGGLLQSMIFGYGGFRIRQDHLEFNPSLPDQVTRLTLTGISYQGGVFCFCIETSGLAITLTSKQYPFLQFKVKIPSAGREMILQLGKTVKIGLEKSNLIRV from the exons ATGGTTGTCGCCAGTTTGAAGGTTACCGATTCCTTCAGAAAGCAGAGCCAGAGTGGGGCACGTGGCCACAGTGATAGTTATGGAGATACTCATACTGACTTGTACATGAAGT GTGTGCAGTCATTCCTAAAGTTACATCATAAGCGGCTCATCAAGGTTCTATTCTCTGTGTTGCTATTGGTTGCTGCATTGAGTTTgattattttcttgtgttggACCGGTGGAAGCCAATTCCTTGCTGTGGAATCAAGAAATTTGAATAACGTTCACG GTGAAGGTGAAACTCACACAGTAGTGTATGAAAGGTTCCAGGGGTATCTGAAGTGGGCATCAAGACTTTGGATGAGGACTGGGACAACAGCTTCTCATTCAGTCTCGAATACGATGGATGAAGCAAAAATGAATGTTACGTGGAGTCGGGGGATATTTGGTGATGGAACTTACCCAGATGAAGGCATTGAAAAGTTATCCGAGAATTTGACGCTATCTTCCTATTCTCATGTCCATGATCAAAAAGAACATTCAGTGCCTGCATCAACGCTGCCGGATATTCGAGACAAACTTCCACAAGATGCTTTCATCATTATGAGTAACGA GTTACCAAGACCACGCTTTATGACGAGTGTTGGTAATGGTCATGTCGGTACAGTAATAGACAGTGACACAGTCCTAATGAATGGTCTCTACAACGGCCGACATGGTGACAGTCATCGGGCAAGGATACCCTCCATGGTGTCATGTAACATTACAGGATTCCACCCACACCAGCCTTATAAGCCGAGAAGAGCCTACACCTTGAATATGATGAATG GAATGTATCTTGAGACAATCCATGGTGATGATTTCGTCTTGGAGAAGAAGATCTACGCACATCGTCAGCTAAAGCGTCTCCTGGTGACTGAAATAGATGTCGTCCGGGTTTACAAGGCAGGTCAAATGGCCATGAAGGTGAACATGGAAAACAACCGGGGAAAGCCAAGTGATGATGTCAACTTTGATACGATAACAGATGCAGTTGAATGTAATGGGACTGTGACGGGATGCAG ATACATGCATGGGAAGACCAATATCTCTGAGACTCCATCATCAGATCTTCAAGACATCCATATCTTCTACGACCCGATTCCTACCCACCTTGATGTTCCTGTTGTCCCTTCTTCTGAAAAAAGCCAGCGGACCAAGTGGACATTCTATGCATCGTTTGCTCAGGACAAGGATGATGCAAAGAATTACTATGAATTAG CTGCTGGTTATACAGCCACAGATTACCTACTACAGCGACACGTAGCTGCATGGCATAAACTGTGGACACGTGGTGTGATCACTTTGGAGGGTAACCTCACCCTGGCCCGGGCCGTGTCTGGAGCCATGTACTACATCCTCAGCAGCATCCAGCTGGAGTATGATCCATCTGATCCTTTCATTGGGTTGAGCCCCTCAGACCTGGCGCATGGTGTGACTGAAGAT GATTATCTTGGCCATGTGTTCTGGGACCAAGACACGTGGATGTACCCTGGTGTTCTAATGATGTTCCCAGACTTGGGCAAGCTCCTCCTTCGCACAAGGTTACGCACCCTGGCAGCAGCTAAGGAGAACGCCAAGCTGAATGGAAATATTGGAGCTCAATTTCCTTGGGAGACCGCTCACACAG GAAGTGAGGTGTGCCCGGGTGAAGTATATGCCAAGAATGAGCTGCACATATCTGGGGATATATCCTTCGCCTTCAGACAGTATATGTACATGACCAAAGACATGGACTTCTACATTCTGGAAGGAGGTCGTAACCTTGTCAATGACATCAGTGAATTCTGGGCGAGTCGCGTCAGCATGAATGAAACAACTAAGACATATGACATTCTGA atGTGATGCCACCAGACGAATACAAACGTTCAATCAATAACTCTGTGTATACAAACTACGTGGCCGCCCTTGCCTTAAAGGCGGATCACGATATCAGTTCAACCCTGAAGCTGGTTGCGACCGGAGATCCCGACTGGATTAAGATTGCGGAGAATCTTGTGATCCCGTTTGATGACGAGTTGCAGTATCATCCGGAATATGAAGGATACCAGAATG GAACTTCTGTCAAACAGGCTGATGTGATACTCATTGGTTTCCCTTTCATGATGAACATGTCGCAACAGGTCAGAAGGAATGACTTGACTCTTTATGATGAG GTGACTGACCCAAAAGGCCCAGCTATGACCTGGACCATGTTTGCCATTGGCTGGCTTGAGCTAGGAGAACATGAAAAGGCTAACAAGTTGATGGAGAGGAACATGGATCATATTCAAGAACCATTCCAG GTTTGGAGTGAAGTCACAGGAGGTGAGGGAGGAGTCAACTTCATCACAGGCATGGGAGGACTTCTACAATCAATGATATTTGGATACGGTGGTTTCAGGATCAGACAGGACCACCTCGAGTTCAATCCAAGTCTTCCTGACCAAGTCACCAGGTTGACTCTGACTGGGATCAGCTACCAGGGAGGCGTGTTCTGTTTCTGTATTGAAACCAGTGGCCTTGCGATCACATTGACAAGTAAACAATACCCATTCTTGCAATTCAAAGTGAAAATTCCTTCAGCAGGACGGGAAATGATTCTGCAACTTGGTAAAACTGTGAAGATAGGACTTGAGAAATCAAACCTTATTCGCGTTTAA